CCGGCGTGAGGAGAAGAACTCCAACTTTCTGGGCAGTGGCCTCCGCTTCGTGGGCAGTGTTCGCGGGACCGGCGACCTCGTCTGTCACGGAGAAGTCGAGGGCGATATCGAGCTGGACGGGATCGTCCAGATTGGTCCACAGGCTAAAGTGCATGGTGGGGTCAAGGCTGGGGAAGCGGACATCGCCGGATGCGTCGAAGGAGATGTCGTGATCCAAGGTCGCGTGACGCTCCGTGCCTCGTGTAACTTGAAGGGAGATGTGACGACGGGACAACTGGTGGTCGAGCCCGGCGCCGTCCTCCATGGACAACTGCACATAACGGCTGAACAGAGCGAACCGGCTCTCGAGCCTCAGAAACACCCATCATCGACTCTACTCCCTGAGTAGTCCGAGATCGCCAGGTCCTTCAGGAGGGTGCCCAGACATGGACCCCTTCCGCTCACCATATACGCCCTAGCCCGGCCGCCATCCACCTTACTTTACTGCACTTTTTATTGACCCGGTGCGAAATATCAGATACATTTCGCCAGTATTCAGCGGGGCAAAAATGACGCAACTGGCCAAACTCAAGAGGGAGGTCACCGAGGATCTGCGGAAGTCCCTGCGAGAGGCAACGGAGGCAGGCGAGGTGGGGCCGGTCGAGGGACTCGAGGTGATCTGGGAATATCCGGTCGAGTCCACCTTTGGAGATCTGGCAACGCCGGTTGCCTTTTCCCTGGCCCGCTCGCTCCGCCGCAAGCCCCGGGATATAGCGGAAATTCTCCGGCGCGGCCTCGATCCCGATCCCCACATCGTAGAACGAACCGAGGTCGCAGGTGCGGGCTACCTCAACTTTTTCCTCACGAAAGGTTTTTGGCAGCGCGTCGGTCCCGAAGTCCTCGAGGCGGGCTCGCAGTATGGTCAGAGCCAGGTCGGCGCAGGCAAAAAAGTGCAGGTCGAGTTTGTGAGTGCCAATCCCACCGGGCCCCTCCACGTTGGCCACGGCCGCGGGGCAGCGGTAGGAGACAGCCTGGCCAATCTGTTGACCGCCGCCGGCTTCGCTGTGGAACGGGAGTTTTACATCAATGATGCCGGGACGCAGGTTGAGATGCTGGCCCGCTCGGTCCTCGCGCGCTACCGGCAAAGCTATGGCTTGGACGTGTGCTTTCCCGAAGAGGGATACCACGGCGAGTATGTGAGGGACCTGGCGGCGAAGGTCCGGGAAGAGTATGGAGAAAAGTTTCTGGATCTCCCGGATCAGGAATCACTTCCGGTTATTGGCGAGTGTGCGACCCGCCTCATGCTCGAGGAGCTGCAAGGAGATCTGGACCGGTTCGGGGTCTCTTTCGACTCGTGGTTCAGTGAGAAAGGGTTGCCCAGCAGGTGGGATCCGAAGGACCGGGCTGGGCTACTGCAAGCGATCCGGGATCTCTATGGCCAGCACGTCTATGAGCGGGATGGGGCGATCTGGCTGGCCACAACCGCCTTCGGGGATGACAAGGACCGGGTTCTCATCCGGGCGAATGGCGAGCCCACGTACTTCCTTTCCGATTGCTTTTACCATCGGGATAAGTTCGAGCGGGGGTTTGATCGCTTGGTTGATGTCTGGGGGGCTGACCACCACGGCTACATCCCAAGGGTCAAGGCCGCGTTACAATCGTTGGGGTATCCGGCCGAGGACTTTCATGTGGTGTTGGTCCAGATGGTTTCGGTCCTTCGGGGCGGGGTACCGGTTCCAATGTCAAAGCGCAGTGGGGAGTTCGTAACATTGGCCGAGGTCATTCAAGAGGTCGGGAAGGATGCGGCCCGTTTCCTCTTCCTTACGCGCCGCTCGGACAGCCCGCTCGACTTTGATCTGGAGGTCGCCAAGGCCCAAACACTCGAGAACCCGGTGTACTATGTCCAGTATGCCTACGCCCGTCTGTCCAGCGTCCTTCGGGAAGCGGAAAAGGCCGGCCTCCCAGGTCCCTACCATGATGCGCCCGTTGACGTGCTGGATCTGCCCGAGGAGTTGACGCTTTTGAAGCAGCTCGCACTCTATCCCGAAGTGGTGGAGGAGGCGGCTGTTGCGTACGAGCCGCATCGGATTCCCGCCTACCTGCAAAATTTGGCAGGGGAGTTGCATAGTTATTACAATAAGGTTAGGATCATTAATCCGGATCAATCCCTAAGCCGGGCGCGCCTCGCGCTCGTTTCGGCAATTCGGACGGTGCTCGCTAGCGGCTTGGGGCTCCTGGGAGTGGCGGCACCCGATCGCATGTGACGCTCGCAGACCGATGACCGACGACCGTTGACCGAGGGATTTCGAAATTCGCCATTCGAATTTACCCCGTGAACCATGAACCGTGAACTGTGAACCGAGTGGGGGGGGGACATGAATGAATTTGGTCGAATGAAACGATTGCCCCCCTATATCTTCAGCATCGTGAACGAGCTGAAGGCCAAGGCACGGGCGCAAGGCGAAGATATTATCGATTTCGGCATGGGAAACCCGGATCAGCCGACGCCCCAGCATATCGTGGACAAGCTCTGTGAGGCGGCTCGGAATCCTAAAAACCATCGCTATTCGGTCTCGCGCGGGATCACCAAGCTGCGAGGGGCCATCGCCGATTGGTACCGCCGCCGGTACGGAGTGGAAATCGATCCCGAGACCGAGGCCATTGTCACCATCGGGGCGAAGGAGGGGATTTCCCACCTCGCCTTGGCGATCGTAGAACGGGGGGATGTGGCGCTTGTCCCGAGTCCCACGTATCCGATTCACGCCTACTCGATCATCATTGCCGCCGGCGACGTCCGGAACGTCCCGCTGGGACCCGGGATTGACTTCTTCGAAAAGCTGCAGGAGGCTTACA
The window above is part of the Candidatus Methylomirabilota bacterium genome. Proteins encoded here:
- the argS gene encoding arginine--tRNA ligase, with translation MTQLAKLKREVTEDLRKSLREATEAGEVGPVEGLEVIWEYPVESTFGDLATPVAFSLARSLRRKPRDIAEILRRGLDPDPHIVERTEVAGAGYLNFFLTKGFWQRVGPEVLEAGSQYGQSQVGAGKKVQVEFVSANPTGPLHVGHGRGAAVGDSLANLLTAAGFAVEREFYINDAGTQVEMLARSVLARYRQSYGLDVCFPEEGYHGEYVRDLAAKVREEYGEKFLDLPDQESLPVIGECATRLMLEELQGDLDRFGVSFDSWFSEKGLPSRWDPKDRAGLLQAIRDLYGQHVYERDGAIWLATTAFGDDKDRVLIRANGEPTYFLSDCFYHRDKFERGFDRLVDVWGADHHGYIPRVKAALQSLGYPAEDFHVVLVQMVSVLRGGVPVPMSKRSGEFVTLAEVIQEVGKDAARFLFLTRRSDSPLDFDLEVAKAQTLENPVYYVQYAYARLSSVLREAEKAGLPGPYHDAPVDVLDLPEELTLLKQLALYPEVVEEAAVAYEPHRIPAYLQNLAGELHSYYNKVRIINPDQSLSRARLALVSAIRTVLASGLGLLGVAAPDRM
- a CDS encoding polymer-forming cytoskeletal protein; translation: RREEKNSNFLGSGLRFVGSVRGTGDLVCHGEVEGDIELDGIVQIGPQAKVHGGVKAGEADIAGCVEGDVVIQGRVTLRASCNLKGDVTTGQLVVEPGAVLHGQLHITAEQSEPALEPQKHPSSTLLPE